A window of the Thermococcus sp. genome harbors these coding sequences:
- a CDS encoding (2Fe-2S)-binding protein, with protein sequence MAGKRVVCRCNDVTVEDIEALIDSGITDIEEIKRLLRVGMGPCQGRTCIPIVISILARKTGRKPEEIPLPKARVPIRPVRVEVLVGGGDE encoded by the coding sequence ATGGCCGGGAAAAGGGTAGTCTGTCGCTGTAACGACGTGACCGTGGAGGACATTGAGGCCCTCATTGATTCCGGGATTACCGACATCGAGGAAATCAAGAGGCTTCTCCGCGTTGGCATGGGCCCGTGCCAGGGGAGAACATGCATTCCTATTGTAATTTCAATCCTCGCGAGGAAGACAGGAAGGAAACCCGAGGAGATACCACTACCTAAAGCGAGGGTTCCGATAAGGCCCGTTCGCGTTGAGGTTCTCGTGGGTGGTGGCGATGAGTAA
- a CDS encoding 4Fe-4S binding protein produces MAEIPPYLQRGYITPEELFSIIPKPGEERLRKGPVAVPECPQEIPCAPCREICPTEAISMPTPNDLPIVDYERCIGCSLCVQICPGLAFFMVHYVGDKARITMPHELLPLPERGDEVVLLNRIGEPVGKGKILTVVPREKSRGDTPIIVVEVPIELAWEVRAVKVVRE; encoded by the coding sequence ATGGCTGAGATTCCTCCTTACCTTCAGAGGGGATACATAACACCCGAGGAGCTCTTCTCGATAATTCCAAAGCCGGGTGAGGAAAGGCTAAGGAAAGGGCCCGTTGCCGTCCCCGAGTGCCCCCAGGAGATACCCTGCGCGCCCTGCAGGGAAATATGCCCCACAGAAGCGATAAGCATGCCAACACCCAACGATTTACCCATTGTGGACTACGAGAGGTGCATAGGTTGCTCCCTCTGCGTCCAGATTTGTCCGGGTTTGGCCTTCTTCATGGTGCATTACGTCGGGGATAAGGCGAGGATAACGATGCCCCACGAACTTCTTCCGCTCCCAGAGAGGGGAGATGAAGTCGTTCTCCTCAACCGTATTGGAGAGCCCGTCGGGAAAGGCAAGATACTCACCGTCGTTCCAAGGGAAAAGAGCAGGGGGGACACTCCGATAATCGTCGTCGAAGTTCCGATAGAGCTCGCTTGGGAGGTAAGGGCTGTTAAGGTGGTGAGAGAATGA